One Miscanthus floridulus cultivar M001 chromosome 11, ASM1932011v1, whole genome shotgun sequence DNA window includes the following coding sequences:
- the LOC136493411 gene encoding large ribosomal subunit protein P2A-like produces the protein MKFVAAYLLAVLAGNNDPSVEDLKTILESVGAEIDTDKMEHLLSQLSGKDITELIAAGREKFASFPCGGGGVAVAAAAPTSGGAAPVAEKKEEKVEEKEESDDDMGFSLFD, from the exons ATGAAGTTTGTTGCTGCCTATCTGCTTGCTGTTCTCGCTGGCAACAATGACCCCTCTGTGGAGGATCTGAAAACTATTCTGGAGTCAG TTGGTGCTGAGATTGACACTGATAAGATGGAACACCTGCTGTCCCAATTGAGTGGCAAGGACATCACTGAGCTCATTGCTGCCGGTAGGGAGAAGTTTGCTTCTTTCCCTTGCGGTGGCGGTGGTGTTGCTGTTGCAGCAGCTGCCCCTACTTCTGGTGGTGCTGCTCCTGTAGCTGAGAAGAAGGAAGAGAAGGTGGAAGAGAAGGAAGAGAGTGATGAT GACATGGGCTTCAGCCTGTTCGACTAA
- the LOC136494892 gene encoding uncharacterized protein isoform X1, with amino-acid sequence MDVDKQETMEETILVGDDLMRGPPSPVIPKEIASHVLEGVELCDGILRNLFLCLQINDIEPFCQDEIVLYRQCAEKRDKEIRERMQNSEYKLGFSMPLEQGKERATQLQSEVTLLESFILLACGLTCLCRRMILASGLEGMEGFRQRWSLHGQLEDTRKRLEALNHGMAKRENQSSTGERTKSPAGRKWFFW; translated from the exons ATGGATG TTGATAAGCAAGAAACAATGGAGGAGACCATCCTTGTTGGTGATGATCTCATGCGCGGGCCGCCATCCCCTGTCATACCGAAAGAGATCGCATCACATGTCCTTGAAGGTGTTGAGCTTTGTGATGGTATACTCAGGAACCTTTTCTTAT GCCTACAAATCAATGATATTGAGCCATTCTGCCAAGATGAAATTGTGTTATACCGACAATGTGCTGAGAAAAGG GACAAGGAAATAAGAGAGCGGATGCAAAATAGTGAATATAAATTGGGGTTTTCAATGCCCCTGGAACAAGGGAAGGAGAGAGCTACTCAACTCCAATCAGAAGTAACACTGCTAGAAAG CTTTATTCTGCTTGCGTGTGGTCTTACATGCCTTTGTAGGCGCATGATTCTTGCTAGTGGACTTGAGGGTATGGAAGGATTTCGACAGAGATGGAGCTTGCACGGACAGCTTGAAGATACAag GAAAAGGCTAGAAGCACTGAACCATGGCATGGCAAAACGAGAGAACCAAAGTTCTACAGGGGAGAGGACAAAATCTCCAGCTGGGAGGAAGTGGTTCTTTTGGTAG
- the LOC136494892 gene encoding uncharacterized protein isoform X2, with protein MDVDKQETMEETILVGDDLMRGPPSPVIPKEIASHVLEGVELCDGILRNLFLCLQINDIEPFCQDEIVLYRQCAEKRDKEIRERMQNSEYKLGFSMPLEQGKERATQLQSEVTLLERRMILASGLEGMEGFRQRWSLHGQLEDTRKRLEALNHGMAKRENQSSTGERTKSPAGRKWFFW; from the exons ATGGATG TTGATAAGCAAGAAACAATGGAGGAGACCATCCTTGTTGGTGATGATCTCATGCGCGGGCCGCCATCCCCTGTCATACCGAAAGAGATCGCATCACATGTCCTTGAAGGTGTTGAGCTTTGTGATGGTATACTCAGGAACCTTTTCTTAT GCCTACAAATCAATGATATTGAGCCATTCTGCCAAGATGAAATTGTGTTATACCGACAATGTGCTGAGAAAAGG GACAAGGAAATAAGAGAGCGGATGCAAAATAGTGAATATAAATTGGGGTTTTCAATGCCCCTGGAACAAGGGAAGGAGAGAGCTACTCAACTCCAATCAGAAGTAACACTGCTAGAAAG GCGCATGATTCTTGCTAGTGGACTTGAGGGTATGGAAGGATTTCGACAGAGATGGAGCTTGCACGGACAGCTTGAAGATACAag GAAAAGGCTAGAAGCACTGAACCATGGCATGGCAAAACGAGAGAACCAAAGTTCTACAGGGGAGAGGACAAAATCTCCAGCTGGGAGGAAGTGGTTCTTTTGGTAG
- the LOC136494891 gene encoding uncharacterized protein: MKKPCLVPTTLLLVRDNGALHPLTPTIKKAYYTPCHSHQRVHLQLSSSSHLRSQPAGTQTEMASVRRFAVALLAASFLAAAVGAQPTDPTNPISSDPNVIPVYPPTYVTCYNDTHGQQGSEPKCNVLALQCPRGCRDTCYVHCPSCKLVCLCELTGTECYDPRFVGGDGNKFLFHGRRDADFCLLSDANLHINAHFIGKRNNAGVARDFTWVQALGIRFGGHRLYLGVRRTATWDDAVDRLAITFDGAPVPLDAVAGASWSPTSAAPALSIFRTGPANGVVVQLDGVFRIVANAVPVTEEDSRVHGYGLRPEEDGSLAHLNVAFKFYALSSDVHGVLGQTYRPDYVSAAGVDAGARVPVMGGARRYQVSGGIFATDCEVGRFAGDDDGPAGPAVGIIEEPTDAACGSGEVTTGLVCKK, from the exons ATGAAAAAGCCATGCTTGGTTCCAACGACACTGTTGCTAGTCAGAGACAATGGCGCATTGCACCCCCTCACCCCGACTATAAAGAAGGCCTACTACACACCGTGCCACTCACATCAGCGTGTCCACCTTCAACTATCATCGTCGTCTCATCTCCGGTCTCAGCCGGCAGGCACCCAAACTGAGATGGCGTCCGTCCGGCGGTTCGCCGTGGCCCTGCTCGCCGCCTCCTTCCTCGCCGCGGCAGTGGGAGCCCAGCCGACGGACCCTACGAATCCCATCTCGTCGGACCCCAACGTGATCCCCGTATACCCCCCCACCTACGTGACCTGCTACAACGACACCCATGGGCAGCAAGGGTCGGAGCCCAAGTGCAACGTCCTCGCGCTCCAGTGCCCTCGCGGCTGCCGGGACACCTGCTACGTCCACTGCCCGTCCTGCAAGCTCGTCTGCC tgtgTGAGCTGACCGGCACGGAGTGCTACGACCCGCGCTTCGTGGGCGGCGACGGCAACAAGTTCCTGTTCCACGGCCGCCGGGACGCCGACTTCTGCCTGCTGTCGGACGCCAACCTGCACATCAACGCGCACTTCATCGGCAAGCGCAACAACGCGGGCGTGGCGCGTGACTTCACCTGGGTGCAGGCGCTGGGCATCCGCTTCGGCGGGCACCGGCTGTACCTCGGCGTCCGGAGGACGGCCACCTGGGACGACGCCGTGGACCGCTTGGCCATCACCTTCGACGGCGCGCCCGTCCCGCTGGACGCCGTGGCCGGCGCCAGCTGGAGCCCCACGTCGGCGGCGCCCGCGCTGTCCATCTTCCGCACGGGCCCCGCCAACGGCGTGGTGGTGCAGCTGGACGGGGTGTTCCGGATCGTGGCCAACGCCGTGCCGGTCACCGAGGAGGACTCGAGGGTCCACGGGTACGGCCTGCGCCCCGAGGAGGACGGCAGCCTCGCGCACCTCAACGTGGCGTTCAAGTTCTACGCGCTCAGCTCCGACGTGCACGGCGTGCTGGGCCAGACCTACCGCCCGGACTACGTCAGCGCCGCCGGGGTGGACGCCGGCGCTAGGGTCCCCGTCATGGGCGGCGCCCGCAGGTACCAGGTGTCCGGCGGCATCTTCGCCACGGACTGCGAGGTCGGGCGGTTCGCTGGCGACGACGACGGGCCCGCCGGGCCCGCCGTGGGCATCATCGAGGAGCCCACCGACGCGGCCTGCGGCAGTGGCGAGGTCACCACTGGCCTGGTGTGCAAGAAGTGA